In Lolium rigidum isolate FL_2022 chromosome 3, APGP_CSIRO_Lrig_0.1, whole genome shotgun sequence, the genomic window GAAAATTGCGGACGCGTGAGAACAAGCACATCGTCATGGGGTTGTCTGGTGCCGGCGACAATGGCCACGACAAAGGGGAAGGGGAAGATCGGTCAACTGATTTTGTTCAACACACGAGATACTCCTGGCGCGATCGAGGTTTGAGCAACGCGAAGTTTGCCCGGGGAAACATCATCTCCGGACATCTCGGATTTGATCTACCGCATCAATAGGCGCGCGTGGGAAGGGGCACGATGTCCGCTGTCGATGGCGCCTACATCGCCGCGCCGGCTGGCCgtttgcgccgccgccgctctggaGTGTCCCGCTGCTGCGCCAAGAGCCGGCTGAGGATAGTGGTCCGCCGTCGAGTTCTTCGGCGAAGGGCCGCCGTCGCCAGTCGAGCCAGGCTTCAAGTCAGACAAGAGGCCAGCCCGCTCTACCATCCTCTAACTAACGTATGCATGTGCTGAGTCGGTTACGCAAGGATCTGGCCTCTGGGCTGTCATggcgcgccgctgccgctcccgCACCTTGGCCTGCTCCTTATGCTGCCACATCCTCCGGCCCCGTCCGACCACACCCTGCTACGACTCCGGCACGTCGACAGACGGTGGTTGCTAGGGAGGTAAGGCAGCGGCGCATGACTGGCAAAGGAAGACTGCGGATGAGGGACAAGTAGGGGCGCAAGGTGGCGGTGAACACCGGGCTGGGAGCCTGGGACACACAATGTTTGCTACAGGGGGAGCATGTTACGGAATGTGAACTGAATGCTCGCGACTTCACCATATATTGTTATGAAAGCACATGTTATAGAACTAACGACACTTTGTATCAATGTACACACTATTACACGTTTGAAGTTAATGGTTTGCGATTCAAGGTAATACACGGTACAGTACAAAAAGGTTCCACATTTTTTGGTTCGATCGATAAAgatatttattttatttaatgTGTCACCATAGCAATTCACGGGTTTTATGCTAGTAAGGAATAGATTGTCCAAaattatctctatctctatctctatctctactacttataaagacaCGAAGTGCCGtagtctctactacttataaaggcacgaagtgccgtagGAAAATTGAATCTCCACCGTTTATGTACACGCATCACACGGTCCATATTTCGTTGTTCTCCCACAACCCTCAACCGCCGGCCACGCCCGCAATTTGGTAGATCCTAAAATTACGTTGTAAATTAACAGCTACATATGCAGGCCAACCATTCCAAAAATCACGCAACATAATTATCTCCCGAAATATGCTTTCCTTGCCTAATTTATCTTTCATGCGACGACATTGGATAATCAAATGAGGGGAGCTGGAGACAAATTGCTGGCTCGCTCGACTCGCCGCCGTCGGCTTGGACGTTGTCGCGTCAGAGAGGCCCTGGGTTCCGTCGTTCCCACACCGGTGACATGTACGTGGAACTGTGGAAGGCCCTTGCGCGACCATGAGGAGAACAGCCCCGTCCGCCATAACTACTCCCACATCCATCGCACGGCGTGCCGTCGAAGATTCGCATGGCGTGCACAACAAACAGTTTCAGGTATGAAGCTCTCTACCAGCAACCGCGCTACTTCTGCAAGACCTGTCGCCGGTACTAGACCGAGGAGCGAGGGCGGATCCTTGCACAACGTCCCCGTCGGTGGCGGCTCCCTCAAGAACAAGCATGGAGCCCGCAACGCATGCGCAGCAAGGTATTTTTGTAGTGTACGAAGATGTCCAGGATGGCGCTTCAATGCCTCGACGACGTGCGCAGAGAGGTCTTCCGGCGGGTGTCTCAAGCGTGCTGGGCATCCTGGGCGCAAAGAGGTCTTCCTTTTTCTGATTCCTTCAGCCTTTTCTGTTTCTTCTAGGCGTCATGGGCGTGCACAATGGTGCCCTCTGATTCCTTATCCCAAGGAATTGCCAGCCGTAACTAATGGTGAGTTTTTTTGGGTCAAATTTCTCATCACTTCTTGATGCTATGGTTTCAGAGAAAAACACACGAGATTGAACTTCTGCAGTTATTTTGCAATGTAAAGTTTGTTTGTATGAGTTTGAGTTCCCATGCTGATGTtttacaaagaaaagaaaaactatgCCCACATCACTCAAGCAAGATGTATTTGATGCGATTCGTAGAAATTGGAACTTTTTGAGATATGCACTTCACATAACGATCCTATGAAATCTCTGATTGCCTACAGTTTGTGTGGTTGTCTCATATCTTCAATATTACAATTGTGCTACAGCGTGCTGCTGGTGTCCAGTGGGGCACACGACATTGTTCTTGAAAGTGAAGGCCAATGCGCATATATTGAGGTGTAGTAGCTTATATATTTATCCAGCTGATCAAGGTATGTCCGCAACCACCTATACACATCTTTATACCATTCATTTGGAGAAGCAATGCCTCTGACTACAAAATTGCAACATGATTGGTTGTCGAAGTGAATAGGCCACATTCCATATTAGAGCAACAAAGAGGTGTCACATTCTTATCAACCCTGCCTAGAAGAGATTTGGGCAAACGTAAGTTATTTGTAATACTCTTTTTGAGTGAGATGAGCACCACTAACGAGGTAGATAACAATGTGAAGAGTATCTTTTGAttagttgatttctttttctttgtgTGTTAGATATGGCACTCTATCTTCGGACTTCTGGTTTCCATCAAGTTTGAGAGCTCAATCGATCCTTGAGGTCAAGTAGATCGACTCATCTATTTTAGCTTAGTAATTATATTTGTTTTGGAAATTATATCTTAATTAAGCATTGAATTTTTTTGTGGCAGAACATTTCAAACATAGATGGAGAAATGAGTAATATAATTTTGAGCTCTTTTATTTGGCTTCATTCGTATTCGCTGAGAACATCCTTGCATGTATAGTGGTGTTGGGACTTCCAGATGTAAACCACCTAGGCTTCATGTACATAAGTGTCGTGGGAATCTTCATGAGTTAGGAACTCAAGTTTGGAGGTGACCTTACATTGTTGCTGGACAGAGGCGACAATCAATACCTCAAAAAATCCTTGTCAAGTGGTTATTAAGAAATTTTATTAATGACATTCAAGACGTGCATTGCACATGCCCGCTTACTAGTTTAGAGGAAACCGTAAAAGTGCTATAAAAGGTCAATAACAAGGCGTGCCCATATAATTCACAAAAAAAAAGCAGATGCCATACGTACACCAGCGCCGTCAATAAAATACGGAGTATGTCTCCTCTGGAATTAGCGATATAAACCCCTGCACATACGTAACATCGACAAGCTAGGTAGGCCACCATGGAAAAGGAGGCGATGCGTCCAAGCAAGAAGGCTCGCGGTCGCGGGACCTCCATCGACTCCGGCGGGCTGACGGCGCTCGCGCTCCGCTTGGCCAACAAGTTTTCCAGTAGCGAGGAGCACAAGGACCAGAATATCATGTTCTCGCCGTTGTCCATCTACACCGCGTTGGGCCTTGTGGCGGCCGGCgcccgtggcaccaccttggacgagcTCCTAGCGGTTCTCGGAGCCACGTCGCGCGACGAGGTCGGGGAGATCGTGCAAGCCGTGTCAGAGCGCGCCCTGGCCGGCGCCGATCACCCTTCAGGGCCGCTGGTCGTTACCTTCGCATGCGGCGTGTGGTGCCAGAAAGATCTGTCGCTCAAGCCGGCGTACCGGCAGGCCGCTGTCGAATCCTACAACGCGGAAGCACGGGCCGTCGACCTCATTAGTAAGTTTAGCAGTAGTTCGTCGGCAAAGCCATCAGTCGGTCACTCGATCTAGATCTGTAACATATGTATCTCACAATTTGTGTTTTTCAACCGTGATCGATCGATCTCTCAACCGCGCAGGCAGAGGATGCAAGAAAGGAGATCAACAGCTGGGTCTCGAAGGCCACGAAGAACCTCGtcacctccgtcctcccgcctGGCTCCGTGGACGTCGACACCAGGGTCGTGCTCACCAATGCCATCTATTTCAAGGGCGAGTGGGAGGAGGCCTTCCTCCCGAGCCGCACCAAAGAGCACAGGTTCTACCGTCTCGACGGCAGCGCCGTCCACGTGCCCTTCATGTCCGGAATCGGAGGCGGCGACTACCGGGTAGGCTGCCACGACGGGTTCAAGGTGCTCAAGCTCCCTTACAAGCAGGCCGCGAAGGGCGCCGGCGCTCGGTACTCCATGTGCGTCTTCCTCCCAACTGCGCGTGAGGGTCTGCGTAACCTTGCTGATGAGATGGCATCCGGCGGCTCCGGCTTCCTGTTCGACCACATGCCCAGGTGGACTAGGAGCGTGACCGAGCTCCGGCTCCCCAAGTTCAAGCTGTCCTTCTTCTGCAGCATGAAGAAAGCTCTCAAGAGCTTGGGGCTCCGGGCGGCATTCAGCACGGACGCCGATCTGTCTGACATGGTGGAGGCCAACTCCGGCGACATCAACATGCGGGTGGAAGATGTGTTTCACAAGGCGGTCGTGGAAGTGAACGAGGAAGGCACCAAAGCGGCCGCCTCCACGGCCGTCACCATGGTCCTTGAGTGCGATGAAGATCCTGAACCGCCTGTGGATTTCGTCGCGGACCATCCGTTCGCGTTCTTCATAGTTGAGGAGTTGTCCGGTGCGGTGCTTTTCGCCGGCCACGTTCTTGACCCTTCTACCAACACCGAGTAATGAACAGGGTTTTTGTCCTGTGCCCAAGGTAGTAGTGGAAGCACGGTCTTCAATTGGCACATGGAGCTACTGTGCTTTTCTTCTTTTCTATTCTTTACATAATTAAGAGCCAGCTAGTATTTTACTAGTACCGTGCGTTGCACACAGTTAAAGGTAGAATAATTATTCAGATATACTTTGTGGAATAAACAATGTGGAAACTTGGCAGAAAACACTTGATGGCACGCTGAGGGTGCATGGCTATGGGTCCTGCGGCAAAATAGCTCGAATGATAAAAAGCTTAACACCCGATACTACCTCTATAATACATAGTATCATGGGCTAGTATCATAGTCTTACTTTATTTATTGgtttgtaaaatctcaatacaaatttgcgtacaagatctatttgacacTAATTTTTATCgtgatatgtgctatgatacggtatccacATATGTTACTCTAATTCTCTCCCTCCAtagtaattagctgccacatcagtatTTTGGTGGGGTtaagatgcatgatactagttaagatactagcactatggtgaGCTCGAGTATCTTTTGGATGAATAATAATACAAGCTAGGAAGCTGTAGAGCGTGATAAATGAAAGAAGAGAGTAATATAATTTTCAACTAAAAGAGTGCACAAATAAAGGAGCATCCTTTTTCCTAAAGTTACCTTAGAAAAAAGCAATAGTATATTTTCCGAATAGAAGAGGTGACAAATGATGAAGTATTTTCTGTTAAAGGGTGTCGTACTATTTTTCCCAAATAAAGCAAGCGAGGAACGATCCTATTTTTTTCCAAACTACTGGAGAAGCTACGAACATTTTCTTTCTGAAATATTGTAGATGGTAAGTTTGAAACACTACAGCAAAACACAGTAGTTCAAAGACAAAAGAGACGTAGGAAGTTGTACTCCAAATATGACACCCCACACACGTCTTAGAAAGCTAGTATTTTTTTCCGAATAAAAGAGGGGATGAATAATGATTTTTTTATGTCAATGTAGATGAAGGTTTGCAATGTTGGTCAAACAATTTTTTTATTCCAAAGCATTGTAGATGGTACGGTTGACGAACGGTCTAGCATTTTTTTGGAAAGTAAGGGGATGAAtatgcggtttaaaacttttacgagatacgtttaacaaatgcggaataaaactagcgtttatttGTCAAGCCTAAAACCTATATTCTATGGTTCATGCACCTACAACTTAtgcaagcaatacaagcaactatgtgatatcaagatatataacttcaagcacgatggctatgacaaagtaaagtgcataagtaaagagctcgggtatagagataaccgatgcatgcgggagacgatgatttatcccaaaattcacactcttgcgagtgctaatctttgttggagaggtgcggtggcttagtgctcccgatcgCCACAaacggcctcaccttgaggtgtggttgctcgatgcacaccaacgctacaaaggcctcaccccaagatgcggtagtcacatcaca contains:
- the LOC124704344 gene encoding putative serpin-Z6A, producing MEKEAMRPSKKARGRGTSIDSGGLTALALRLANKFSSSEEHKDQNIMFSPLSIYTALGLVAAGARGTTLDELLAVLGATSRDEVGEIVQAVSERALAGADHPSGPLVVTFACGVWCQKDLSLKPAYRQAAVESYNAEARAVDLISKFKDARKEINSWVSKATKNLVTSVLPPGSVDVDTRVVLTNAIYFKGEWEEAFLPSRTKEHRFYRLDGSAVHVPFMSGIGGGDYRVGCHDGFKVLKLPYKQAAKGAGARYSMCVFLPTAREGLRNLADEMASGGSGFLFDHMPRWTRSVTELRLPKFKLSFFCSMKKALKSLGLRAAFSTDADLSDMVEANSGDINMRVEDVFHKAVVEVNEEGTKAAASTAVTMVLECDEDPEPPVDFVADHPFAFFIVEELSGAVLFAGHVLDPSTNTE